The Oncorhynchus mykiss isolate Arlee chromosome 30, USDA_OmykA_1.1, whole genome shotgun sequence genome includes a window with the following:
- the pigc gene encoding phosphatidylinositol N-acetylglucosaminyltransferase subunit C — MGADSGSGAAPGPAVSWRKVLWERQPFPDNYVDRRFLEELRRNEGLRQYRYWAVVQEAGLVAQQISCVALFLTLWLYMEQGLLSPSTLLWTGLLCALLGYGLYQALAPRGDSDNHHRTRWSDLQSASIFLSFTFGFSPVLRTLTESVCTDTVYAMTALMLLAHLVAFPYAHPSPPGSLSLNAALFASVCLASRLPGDLHTSGGLDSSSSPSSLHTFTMLCWALLVFALWPCLLQRLRDCAPWVFGCVCVLVGVCGVGGLGSLWPGGAVLLAALLGTVTLLCPLLLIRLQSDKDNIQGPWDEAEIREDLTHFLH; from the exons ATGGGGGCAGACAGTGGGTCAGGGGCAGCCCCAGGCCCAGCAGTGTCCTGGAGGAAAGTTCTATGGGAGCGTCAACCCTTCCCTGATAACTATGTGGACCGCCGCTTCCTGGAGGAGCTCAGGAGGAACGAGGGCCTCCGCCAGTATCGCTACTGGGCCGTGGTGCAGGAGGCAGGACTGGTGGCTCAGCAGATCTCCTGTGTGGCTCTTTTCCTCACTCTCTGGTTGTACATGGAGCAG GGCCTGCTCTCCCCTTCCACGCTGCTGTGGACCGGCCTGCTCTGTGCCCTGCTGGGCTATGGACTCTACCAAGCACTGGCTCCGCGGGGAGATTCAGACAACCACCACCGTACACGTTGGTCTGACCTGCAGAGTGCCTCTATCTTCCTCTCCTTCACTTTTGGGTTCTCTCCTGTCCTCAGGACTTTAACAGAGTCAGTTTGTACAGACACAGTGTACGCCATGACAGCCCTGATGCTGCTGGCCCACCTGGTGGCCTTCCCCTACGCCCATCCTTCTCCCCCTGGGAGCCTCTCTCTCAATGCTGCCCTGTTCGCCTCTGTCTGCCTGGCCTCGCGCCTCCCCGGGGACCTGCACACCTCTGGTGGCCTggactcttcctcctctccctcctcccttcataCCTTCACCATGCTCTGCTGGGCCCTGTTAGTGTTTGCCCTATGGCCTTGCCTGCTGCAGCGGCTGAGAGATTGTGCCCCGtgggtgtttgggtgtgtgtgtgtgctggtgggtgtgtgtggggtgggggggctgGGTTCTCTGTGGCCTGGGGGGGCTGTGCTGTTGGCTGCACTGTTGGGGACTGTGACCCTGCTGTGTCCTCTGCTGTTGATCCGACTGCAGAGTGACAAAGATAACATCCAGGGACCCTGGGATGAAGCCGAGATACGAGAGGATCTAACACACTTTCTGCATTGA